A genomic segment from Conger conger chromosome 2, fConCon1.1, whole genome shotgun sequence encodes:
- the LOC133121764 gene encoding transmembrane protein 106B-like, with product MPMGVSMGHRQKPTEEEHIVPKDPEKRKLPRKDYGSTSNDGCSNCPTCRGTGRIPRGQEAQLVAVIPCSDQRLKPRRTKLYVCMSVVLCLFICTLILFFLFPRSVSLSPVELKSSYVFFTPNTVQMNLTNVLNITNENFLAVQACNLDLQILIADTIVGKIKIANVTTITPRSQKVYTYGIPITIADPGLNNYCKSTSFRIHTLFLHLQMTMKVFYLAHSEQLSMDTFQYVDCGNNSTIPHDA from the exons ATGCCAATGGGTGTATCAATGGGGCATCGGCAAAAACCCACAGAAGAGGAGCACATCGTGCCCAAGGACCCAGAAAAGAGGAAGCTGCCCCGGAAGGACTATGGAAGTACCAGTAATGACGGCTGCAGCAACTGCCCCACCTGTCGAGGGACAGGGCGCATCCCACGAG GTCAGGAAGCCCAGCTGGTGGCAGTCATCCCCTGCAGTGACCAAAGACTGAAGCCCCGACGCAC GAAGCTGTACGTATGTATGTCAGTGGTGCTGTGCCTCTTCATCTGCACACTgatcctcttcttcctcttcccacGGAGTGTATCGCTGTCGCCTGTGGAGCTGAAGTCATCGTACGTCTTCTTCACCCCTAACACCGTTCAGATGAATCTTACG AATGTCCTGAATATTACCAATGAGAACTTTCTTGCTGTCCAGGCCTGCAACTTGGACCTACAGATCCTGATTGCTGATACCATTGTGGGAAAGATCAAAATTGCCAATGTCACCACAATCACACCACGCTCCCAGAAAGTG TACACATATGGGATTCCCATTACAATTGCAGACCCTGGCTTGAA CAATTATTGCAAGTCGACCTCTTTCAGAATTCACaccttgtttttgcatttacA GATGACAATGAAGGTGTTTTATCTGGCACACTCCGAGCAGTTGTCCATGGATACGTTTCAGTACGTTGATTGTGGGAATAACTCAACCATCCCCCATGACGCTTAG
- the LOC133121906 gene encoding next to BRCA1 gene 1 protein-like — protein MDLHVNLKVNFRGNTETFLVTDSEKTSWESMEAMLKTSFGLCHFQVKYFDEDNEEVSINSQEEYQEALKSAVKQGNQLQMNVYKVKGLQGRGAAKREAKEVKNGIGLLAHFPSMVKTVDQETQVTTPELDEVIMKKVKETKEQDMTPVWFTSYMEQFKDQVVKETVEKLCREFSGECCFHASPPVVAQTQAAEVSSSSICPTAPVPVCSSCLGQASGGGYRCSVCPSCTLCELCSFSHDPSHNLIRARTPLSIPEYGVSGEHYRFHRRGDRGFREAEKQRLKAEKRQLKAEVKEIKKQLRMERSLQRNAPKDGSAHRGLLQPRGTQANRPEGPKVCCPSMVPTMTALFLGENLPDGTRLEPGMKFIKCWRMRNTGSVCWTTETKLKFMWGSLALASSEKQKEVAVPFLQPGQEGVLSVAFMAPVLEGTYSSHWRLAHRGEQFGPRVWCSIMVDPAADGGPPPPPNTLQEKEGTCCPGSGVCAPGPTVHQRELFIPSVDLLTAQDLLSFELLDINIIQELERVPHNTPVDMTPCMSPLLHEGPLQEKPGLGLIKDEAEASGVQTILGSVQAGPAEASGVPAQEEGDGDISGTQFVCETVIRSLTLEEAPDHKPLRRPRPGGDMAGFPAAQESPLERAGIEQGGTSLEPVVEKGARILKDPPQAPALTPSRDIQEEPAIPEEYGELDIEHMTMFPVTPSEEEDEEEEDGEHDEVRSQGSSVSSEDYIIILPDCFDTSRPLGESMYSSALSQPGNEGGVETNAEAELEAEPKVEWEERGAPTLTLLQSSSVNDMLCASQTLDTVPLTPEVVPVLTPPSQPPPANAHVVRSAARCAMELAAEAMSINEPARSEQMVNGFSPVQSQGPARPSETCDSRPRTSRDLRWDVPHRGPRGSSQHKRSHGGISGGLVKGALSVAASAYKALFTGQPGPTQPPVDVASQDASMMAVLLEMGFCDRQLNQRLLRKHGYNLLNVVNELVQLTDNE, from the exons GTGTCCATCAACAGCCAAG AGGAATACCAAGAagctttaaag AGTGCAGTGAAGCAGGGAAACCAGCTGCAGATGAATGTTTACAAGGTGAAAGGCTTGCAGGGTAGAGGAGCAGCAAAGAGGGAGGCCAAAGAAGTGAAAAATGGAATCGGGCTGCTCGCGCACTTCCCCTCAATGGTGAAGACCGTAGACCAGGAAACGCAGGTGACCACCCCCGAGCTGGATGAG GTGATTATGAAAAAGGTCAAGGAAACCAAGGAGCAAGACATGACCCCAGTGTGGTTCACCTCTTACATGGAGCAG TTCAAAGACCAAGTTGTGAAGGAGACTGTGGAGAAGCTTTGCCGTGAGTTCTCTGGAGAGTGCTGTTTCCACGCGTCTCCTCCCGTTGTTGCCCAGACCCAGGCAGCCGAGGTCAGCTCATCCTCGATTTGTCCCACTGCCCCTGTCCCCGTCTGCAGCAGCTGTCTGGGCCAGGCTTCTGGGGGAGGTTATCGGTGCAG TGTGTGTCCATCCTGCACCCTGTGTGAGCTGTGCAGCTTCAGCCACGACCCAAGTCACAACCTGATCCGGGCCAGGACGCCCCTCTCCATCCCTGAGTATGGAGTCTCTGGTGAACACTACAG GTTCCACAGGAGGGGAGACAGAGGCTTCCGGGAGGCGGAGAAGCAGCGTTTGAAGGCAGAGAAGAGGCAGCTGAAGGCAGAAGTGAAGGAGATCAAGAAGCAGCTCAGGATGGAGAGGAGCCTGCAGAGGAATGCACCCAAGGACGGGAGTGCACACCGTGGCCTACTGCAGCCCCGCGGCACCCAGGCCAACAGACCAGA GGGTCCCAAGGTCTGCTGCCCTTCTATGGTTCCTACAATGACCGCCCTGTTCCTGGGCGAGAATCTGCCTGACGGGACCCGTCTGGAGCCTGGCATGAAGTTCATCAAGTGTTGGAGGATGAGGAACACAGGTTCTGTCTGCTGGACCACGGAAACGAAG CTGAAGTTCATGTGGGGAAGCCTGGCCCTGGCTTCCAGTGAGAAGCAGAAGGAGGTGGCTGTGCCTTTCCTGCAGCCAGGCCAGGAGGGTGTGTTGAGTGTGGCTTTCATGGCACCTGTGCTGGAGGGCACATACTCCTCACACTGGCGCCTGGCACACCGAGGGGAGCAGTTTGGCCCCAGGGTGTGGTGCAGCATCATGGTGGACCCTGCTGCAGATGGagggcctccccctccccccaatacACTGCAG gagAAGGAGGGCACATGCTGCCCAGGCTCCGGGGTCTGTGCGCCGGGGCCCACAGTCCACCAGCGGGAGCTTTTCATTCCTTCCGTGGACCTGCTCACGGCTCAG GATTTGCTGTCCTTCGAGCTGCTGGACATCAATATCATACAAGAGCTGGAGAGAGTTCCACACAACACCCCAGTGG ACATGACCCCTTGCATGTCCCCTCTGCTCCACGAGGGCCCCCTGCAGGAGAAGCCAGGTTTGGGGCTCATCAAGGACGAGGCTGAGGCCTCGGGGGTGCAGACAATTCTGG GGAGCGTGCAGGCGGGACCGGCAGAGGCATCGGGAGTCCCGGCTCAggaggagggagatggggaCATCAGCGGGACACAGTTTGTGTGCGAGACAGTGATCCGGTCCCTGACCCTGGAGGAGGCCCCGGACCACAAGCCCCTGCGGCGACCCCGGCCTGGCGGCGATATGG CTGGGTTCCCTGCAGCCCAGGAGTCCCCTCTGGAGAGAGCTGGGATAGAGCAGGGGGGGACAAGCCTGGAGCCAGTTGTGGAGAAAGGAGCCAGGATCCTAAAAGACCCACCTCAAGCGCCGGCCTTGACCCCATCCAGGGATATCCAAGAAGAGCCGGCAATTCCAG AGGAGTATGGAGAGTTAGATATTGAACACATGACCATGTTCCCCGTCACCCCATCTGAGGAGGAGGACGAAGAAGAGGAAGATGGGGAGCACGACGAAGTGCGCAGCCAGGGTTCATCGGTGTCCTCCGAGGATTACATCATCATCCTGCCTGACTGCTTCGACACCAGCCGTCCCCTGGGCGAGTCTATGTACAGCTCGGCCCTGTCACAGCCCGGCAacgagggaggggtggagaccAACGCCGAGGCTGAACTGGAGGCAGAGCCGAAGGTTGAGTGGGAGGAACGCGGGGCGCCCACCCTCACTTTGCTGCAGTCGAGTAGCGTCAATGACATGCTCTGCGCCTCCCAGACGCTGGACACAGTCCCCCTCACCCCAGAGGTGGTACCCGTCCTCACCCCTCCATCACAGCCACCACCTGCCAATGCCCATGTTGTTAG GTCAGCGGCCCGCTGTGCAATGGAGCTGGCAGCAGAGGCCATGAGCATAAATGAGCCAGCTAGGTCTGAGCAGATGGTGAACG GCTTCAGTCCAGTGCAGTCACAAGGTCCTGCCAGGCCCTCTGAGACCTGTGACTCACGACCACGGACCTCTCGAGACCTCCGGTGGGACGTGCCACACCGTGGACCACGGGGTAGCTCACAACACAAGAG gtCGCATGGAGGCATCTCTGGGGGACTGGTTAAGGGAGCCTTGTCTGTTGCAGCCTCTGCCTACAAGGCCCTCTTCACTGGGCAACCAGGCCCCACACAG CCCCCCGTAGACGTGGCCAGCCAGGATGCCAGCATGATGGCGGTGCTACTGGAAATGGGCTTCTGCGACCGGCAGCTCAACCAGCGGCTGCTGAGGAAGCACGGCTACAACCTGCTGAACGTGGTCAATGAGCTGGTTCAGCTGACCGACAACGAGTAG